A stretch of Pristiophorus japonicus isolate sPriJap1 chromosome 10, sPriJap1.hap1, whole genome shotgun sequence DNA encodes these proteins:
- the LOC139274896 gene encoding regucalcin-like: MASIKIECVVKDKSRIGESPVWEEKHGCLVYVDITGQKVCCWNAATKQVKTVHVDAPVGSVVPRRSGGYVLAVGKRFAFLDFEKETVTDIALVDQDKANNRFNDGKVDPAGRFFAGTMAMETRPAEVERQQGSLYALQSDHSVVKHFDQVNISNGLDWSLDHKTFYYIDSLSFAVDAFDYDLHSGKISNRRLMYKLEQAEAIPDGQCIDAEGKLWVACYKGGRVLRIDPETGKRIQTVKLPVDMTTSCCFGGKDYSELYVTSAVDGMDEEWKQRQPQAGGIFKITGLGVKGIPPYSYAG; this comes from the exons ATGGCTTCCATTAAGATCGAGTGTGTCGTGAAGGACAAGAGTAGAATTGGAGAGAGCCCAGTTTGGGAAGAAAAGCACGGTTGCCTTGTGTATGTGGATATCACAGGACAGAAggtgtgctgctggaatgcagccaCCAAACAAGTAAAAACCGTACACGTTG ATGCTCCTGTTGGATCAGTGGTCCCTCGGAGATCAGGGGGATATGTTCTGGCAGTTGGAAAAAGGTTTGCCTTTCTCGACTTTGAAAAGGAAACCGTTACTGACATAGCCCTGGTCGACCAAGATAAAGCAAACAACAGATTTAATGATGGCAAAGTGGACCCTGCTGGACGTTTCTTTGCAG GGACCATGGCAATGGAGACTCGTCCAGCTGAAGTCGAAAGGCAGCAGGGATCTCTCTATGCTCTGCAGTCTGATCACTCTGTGGTCAAGCACTTTGACCAAGTGAACATTTCTAATGGTCTGGACTGGTCACTGGATCACAAGACCTTTTATTATATAGACAGCTTATCTTTTGCTGTGGATGCGTTTGACTATGACCTACACTCAGGAAAGATCT CAAATCGAAGACTTATGTACAAGCTTGAACAAGCGGAGGCTATTCCAGATGGACAATGCATCGATGCAGAGGGAAAACTTTGGGTTGCCTGTTACAAGGGTGGACGAGTCCTGCGTATTGACCCAGAAACAG GTAAGAGGATCCAGACAGTGAAGCTGCCCGTTGACATGACCACATCTTGCTGCTTCGGAGGAAAGGATTACTCCGAACTTTATGTAACATCAGCTGTGGACGGGATGGATGAAGAATGGAAACAGAGACAGCCGCAAGCAGGCGGCATTTTTAAG ATTACTGGACTTGGGGTGAAGGGAATACCACCATATTCATATGCAGGATAA